The genome window GAGTCTTGAAATTGGATTGTATTTGGGTTTTAGAAGGCACAATGGGTCTAACTACTGTGGAggtcttttcttcctccaacTCCATGGGAAATGCTGGATACAGCCCAGTGAAGTTCCAGAAAGCTTAAAGCATCTCAAATAGAAACATTATTTACAGGATTGCAAAAGTTTGACTTAGTCACTGTTTATAGATGGATAGTGTCCCCTTTCCCGAGAGTCCTTTACTAAGCACAGCAGTTTCAGGTACACTAAGCAAGTACCTTAGTGTTCCAACTTACTACATTTATATAACGGGAATTCTTTCCCCCAGATGCCTGACTTATCCTGGACCAGCAAGTGGCCCAAGGAAGGGAGTTGCACCACCAATCTTTTATGCAGGCAGTTGTATCCCAGCATTCCTGGCTATTATGTAGCTTACTCTACTTTTCCATAATAAGAGGGAGTAAACTTATCTAATTGTGGTTTGAAGATGGTTGAGAGGTACATGcttatactgaaaataaatcatataatgttctgttttttttcaaaaagtaaaaaataaaacccactaaACTTTGCCTATTATGTTTCATGTTTCATAACATGAAAATGAGGTTTTAtagagaagaatattttttttactttttttcctaagtggactccattttttttaattctatatAGCCTCAATGGGGCAACTTTCTTTTAAGCACACACTATATCAAACACGTTTTTCCTGCTGAGCTGAGGCAATGTCTTTGTAATGGTGATGGGCAAATTTACATCAGTACATCCCTTGtttcctggggagctgttcctgAACTATGATCTAGAAAACATATTATCCATGAACAAAACAGCTATAATGTCTACATCCCTTGGTGAGGTTATCTGTAAAGAACTTAGCAGGGACTCGCAAGTACAAGGAACGTACTTCTTCCCCTGAGCTCTGCGTTATCACTGTGCAAGTGCTATACTCAGGGGGATCCAGGTGGAGTAAGTCTCCTCATTTATCCACAGATCTCAAGGTTGTTCATGGGTTTAGCCTTGACGTATCTatttggcagagaaggacagaaaCAACCTCCTCAGGTCAAACTGCCTCCCACAATTCTCAAATGCACTCTACACCCAAGATGAATGTGTTTTTTTACTAAGCAGCACAGCTGGTACAGATATGGAAGGTTTCCTTACATCAAAACATTCCaagaaacttaattttctgctggtacctatcctaaagctgatGACACAGATAAGCTGtgcttgtgtttattttcaggatTTAAGAACTATAAAATATGAAGGAAGACGGTGTATAACTGTTTCTATATGGGAGGTATTTCTgttatattttgctttcagtttctaGATGGTTTATGGAACTACCAGTTAAATGctagaagaagagaaaaaggcagGCCAGCCTTCACTTCCTATTACTGAGTTACCATGACATGGTCTTGAGAGGAGAGACATGGAAGAAGAAGGTAAAGTCTACACTCTCTTCAGGCAGTAGTAGACAGAGCtcaaaggttttgttttgctaaagCAACAAATATCTATTTCCGTACATGTGTGAGATCTTTGGGACAACTATAATGCTTACAAGGAGAGAAGTCAATGATTTCTGTTCATATTTCTCATATACCTCATCAAAtagaaaatcattaaaaaaaaaaagatagcttTGTGCTGGTTCTTGTTTTTCTGATGGCAGTACAGCCTTGTGAGTCACAAAACACAAGGACAAATAAAGAACAAGTATCTCTGGTAAAGTGCAGCCTGTACCCATTGACTCATATTCAGCCTGTTAGGTTTCAAGACTTCTGACGTGGTCTTGCTAACATAAGTTTGGGAAGATGTTATTAAAAGGAGGGTATTTTTTCAAATCTTAGATAGGAGTAATGGCATTCAAAAGGAAAGTGGTCTCCAGGGAAAACTGGGTCTAATAGATGCTGCcagaaattcttcccttttcaaAGTAACTGTGGAAGAGAAGGACAGGGTGAggagcaaaataaattattgatgGTTCTGAAGTTTATTAAGCTTGAAAGAGTATCTGGAGAAAATAAGAGTTTTGTGTCCTGGAAGTTGCAGAGGAACCAAAAGCACAATACATGTAGAAAACAGATCTAGTGTTAAACTCAGATCTTCTGTGTGTCAGTAAAGTTTCTTGCAGAGTTAGAGTagtcaaaaatgaaaaaaaaaggtgactgGGACTAGATCAAGAAGGGTAATTCCAATGAGAAAAAACAGTACAGAAAGTTATTAAAACCTGCAAAGGCTAGGTAACCAAGGTTGACCTGGTGTGGCTGGATCCCTAAAAGAGGCACTGTTGAATCTCCTAACTGCTAATGGGTCAAATGTACAAAATAAAGGACCTTGACAGTCAAATTGACTCATTATGGAGGCAGGTAAAAATTTGTAATtgtggaataaaaagaaatcatgctTATTTTCTGGGGTAGAAGAATTCTATGATGGAGAGAGACACTTTGCTGTTGCTGCATCTAGGCCACTAGCATTGCTCTAAGTTTGTTTCCCCAGTATCTACAAGAAAAAAGTGGGAAGCCATATAGCCCTCACATTCAGATTGAGACTGCATTGACCTCTGCAGATATTAAACCAATATCTTGatctttttgctctttctcagaaatgcaaatatgtCTGTTTGCTCCAATGACATTAAATTAAGCACCAGAACtctgttttaaaatctgaaaacagGAGGCAAAAATGTAGAAGTATTTAGAGACAATTTCAAATTTGTGCATGAGGCAAAACAAAGTCTTTGACTAGATCTTTGTGCTGAAAACCTGGTAGGCATTCAATATCCTGCGGTCTCCTTCCTGCCAACCCATCCAACTCAGTTACCTCAGTTCACAACCTTGTGCCTCTGCTCAAACTAAACTCTGTCAGCATTTGACTCAAAAGTCTCAGGGACCTGGCATGGCAATGGTATGTGCATATATTCCTCTCCTCATGGAGGAGATCACCAATATCTAATACAGTAATGACTGTGGGGATAGGAGACTTTGTATTGCTGGAAATGAGTTCACCAAACTTCATATGCAAGCAGTCTTGAGGTCTACAAGAATACTTGTGTGGGAAAATCTTTCTGGCATAGTAGCTGATATCTGTATGCCTGGGTACCACATCTCCCTGTTTAACAGTGTGATTACTTTCATGCTCCTGGAGAAGTGTTCTTGTGCTTATTGGAAGGTGAAGCGGTAACCCAAAATATAACAGAGAAAAGACAGCTGTTTTTTTGTGAGAGCAAAATGTTGACAAATTGCCTAGTAACAAACTCGCCTTGAAAGATGCATATTGCTGTCCACCTGGTGCAAATATTGGGAAGGCTGTTTCATGAGGAAATAGAACAATCTTGGCACAATCTCAGCTGAATTAAATAACTGTTTAAAGTCAGGTTAATAAGTCCCAGGTTCTTCATCTGCAGAAGCTGAGAATCTGGATTTCTAACTACTCTCAGTTATGGCTGGTGGAGGCAATGCTCCCTAGTGCCCTCCCTGTGTCATTGCACTTCAAATATCTAATTCTGCAAGGTAGTTAGGAATGTGAACATCTTTAAGAAGATGAATGGAGCAGCACACTCCCTGGGACTGCTTCTCATTTAATTGTGGAGTATTGTGCTTAATGAGAACTCTGTGAAACTAGGTCTATTTCTCTtattaattcactgttttcccaTAAATACAGAGATTTCAGGGAAGGTGATTGCCTGTCAGGGGACAATGGGCCTGTGAATAAAGAGGCTATTCCATCATTACAGCTCTTGGTAAAGTAGAAGAAAATGATTGTGCacataaagaattttaaaaacaactaaCTGATTTGAGAGAAGCATACTTTAGCATTCCCATGCTTGCTTTTCCTGAGCGtaatttttttatctgaagTTGAAATTTCCCATGCTTCCATTTGTTTCTATTGTCTCTCTTCCTTGCACTGTGCTTCTCTGAAAAAGGCCGTCCTTCATTTTCTCTATGAAAACAGCTGACTAGGGACAGCAGCTGACTACGGACAGCAAAAAGATCTCAGGAGCTCTCTCTGCTCCATCTAGACAACTAGTCTCAGCCCTGCAACTACTTCTCACAGAGTGAGTGTTCAAGCTCGCTATCTCAGTGGCCTCCTCCAAGGTCGCTCAGGTTTGTCAACATCTTTCCTGTACGGGGTGTCCCAAACCAGGATGCAGTATCCGAGTCCTACCTCAcaagcagagggggagaatctcATCCATCTGCTTGCTCTCTGTGCCTTTGTTGGGAAGGACTTCAAATTGCACAAAGTTACCATCAGCCCTTTCCTCCATGTTCAAGTCCCTGTGGACAGCATCCTGACCTCGGGTGTACATACCAGTGCTAACAGTATATGTTTGTGTTTGGAAGGTCACAAGAGGAAATAATATGAAGGCTGAAAGACAGAGAATAGCAAATCTGTTGTAGTTTATCCAGTACCAAAAGAAGTGTCTCAAATCATATCCTCACACAAAAAAATGCCTAGCTATgtgatttttgctttctttttattggtAATTagcttccctcctctccctcccaaaGTAAATAGATTAATCACAGTGTAAGGAATTATATAGTAATAAGAAAACAGTGAAGTTGAAGCCAGATAGACTGATCTTCAGTTAACATAGCCTATACAATTAATATATGCCTAAAAATTAATACAGTGAAGTGTTCCTTTTTGAGGATAATCATTATGAAACAAAATGCTACGTATTTCACGAGTCCTTAGACtaatatctttaaaataattaagattGTAATATTCTCTATAATTCCACTTGAAATTAtccagacaaaataaaatcaataattCAAAAGTGATTGGCATTTCTCAGCTAAGCAGTATTTAAGGACTGTTCTGTCAATTATAATTTattcagagaaaaggaagagaaagttcTAGGATCTGTTTTGCAAGTGTTGATGACACATTGTTCCTGGAACGGATCCcattctttctgaaagaaataacaaaattcCCTTTGATTTTTATCACACTTTTAAAACACTTTCCAAGCTTTcctaaaaagaggaaaagatttcattcataaatttatatattatgctgttttgggatttttttaaaggaaaatctgaaacaaacagataattgttattatttttgtaactaATCTTGCCCAAGAAGGCAGCAAAATATTGGAAACAGATGCACTGCTTTACTAAGACAAATACCTGTGATTTGATACCTAATGTCAACATTTTGAAATTAAGATTGCAAGCCTGTGCTGGCTACAGACAGCAGTCTTAAAATTCCTAATGgatcaaataaatatttccagcaTGTGGTGAAGGAGCAAAATCTGCCTAcattattaaaaggaaaattatcaaGTAAACTGTGTTCTAAACAAGCCTTTGAAGGCAGAATATTAAGGTCATTAACGAACTCTGACTTTAAAGGGAACCCCAGAAAGAATCTGTCTCTGGAACTAACATCAAATCattcaaaatgaaagcaagCATTTTGAAAACGGTAGACCAgccactgaaaacattttaaagagtatgtgactttgattttattttttgcgttgcaacaagaaagaaatatttaatgtctCTGCTTTAATACCTTTTTGCACCTGTTCCTTCATAATTCCTTTGGGTTGTGCAtagtgaaacatttctttaagcTGGAGAACTGGAACATCCATTTGCCGCTGGTTATGCACATCTGAAGAGGCAATGGGCTGTGCTCCCACAGAGGGGCAATGAAAGACGGCTCCTAGCGCTTCATCTCCTGTCAGTTTTGAATATGCATTTTAAAGTGGAAGGCGTGGTTATGTTTTGGGATAGCAGAAGATTCCTGCAAGTTCCAGATAACTTGGACTCGGGAGCCTAAGAACCAGCCACAGAGaaatccagccctgctgcaaagaagacaaggatttttttctaatattttgctGTCGGCATATAGGatattttgatgtatttagCCAGAAAGTTCCCCAAATGTAACTGTTTTACCTTTTATATGCATGTATACCTTATCATAGAATTTTCAACAGGACTATGTCTGTAAAAATATGACtgtattttcagagaaagagaaTATGTGGATATTGCTGCGAAGAagacaaggatttttttctaatattttgctGTCGGCATATAGCATATTTTGATGTAGTTAGCCTGAAAGTTCCTCAAATGTCATCATTTTGCCTTTTATATGCATGTATACCTTATCATGGAATTTACAACAGGACTATGAAATCTACAACTGTATTTTTGAGAAAGAGAAATTCCTTTTAGTTTCTGCAACCTAAGTACTGAAACCTATTTCTCTCAACAGATCACTGTAAGGGGAAACACAGGTGGCAGAAACAGCTGCAGCACAAGGtatcattttattattttattattttaattagccCGATCTCATGAAGGATAGTGAAAACAGCAGAGGCGAGCTGCGCGCCAGTAGTAACCTGAGTGGCTGTTCCTCTGGTTGGCAGGCAGGTGGAGGTGATTTGTGCCTGCCTGTAGTGTCTCCTCTGCCAACCAGCTCTATGTTGCACCATAGTGAATGGTTTTCCTTTAGCGGTCCTGATCCTGGGTCCCTGCTCCAATGTGAAACTTCAGCTTGTCTTGATTCTGgagaaaatagttttcattttaaatcttcCTTTAATTCCACCACCTTACCTGGACAAAGAAACTGGCAGCTTAGATCCACCTAGTACAGACCATGAGGGATAAAGGGATAACTTAAAGTGCCTTTttctcaattttattttctctatttcagaGGTGAAAGCCATCCACAAGCTAATGGAGCAGCGCCTCAGTCTCCCTCCTTCTTCCGCCGGGTATTACGAGCAGCTTTACCgtttctgttcttccttctgctgcttctaCTTCTGGCTTTCGTGTTTCCATATTGTGAGGAAGACTACAGCTGCATCAAACAGAACAACTTCAAGTGGTCTTTCCATCTTATGCTGCAATACCCCAACGGACCTCCACCAATTTAGGAAATAAATCTTGTCAAAATTCTACATTTTGTACTTTTTCTGTAGAGTTTTAAATTACAAGCTGCACACTTTATACTCTGATGCAATAGATGCACTGTTTTTTAGGGACAGTGCTCTTAAGCTTGCAAGGAGATTGAATACTGAGCTATTAGATGAGGAAAGTGCATCACAGCAACCTTAAAAACAGCAGTTTGTCTCAGGTTTGCACAACAAACAAGCAGTTGAAGAGGCACTTTGCCTGAAATCACTGCACACCCTTCACGTTACCTGTAGCTTTTGCTTCTGTAGCGATGtggtggaaaaaaatctctgtatttTTCAATCATTGTTGTTGTGTGTTCTTCACCCAACACATTCAGCAACAggatgtactttttttttttctataatatgTTCTAGTGCTTAGGActgctgtgttgtctttttatACCACTTTATACCACAACTTTTTCTTGCCCCACTATGGGATCACCTCTATCAAAGACTGAAACAGGGGAACACCTTCTGGACCGGGACTCCCAGAGTCGACCGACATCTGTGGACCCGTGGTGGTAGCTATAagccccttttccttcccacttTTCCCcactctttccttgttctctgtctctttctatcgtaACCTTTGAGGAAGATTAGGAGAATCCCCGTGTTGGTGAGTAACTTGATCTCAAGTTATTTTGAATTGTTGTGGATATTGTAACCCTTGAGGAAGATTAGGAGAATCACCATGTTGGTGAGTGGCTTTCTCAAGTGATTTTGAGTTGTTTTCCGTTTTTGTTTTGAGTccctggatgagggaaagacgACGAGAAAACAAGAGAATAGGGATTCTCAGTTAAGGATAGAGATACATCTTTTGCATTCTTGCCTAAATATGGTGCTCAACCCTCTCCTATTAGGGAAGAGTGAGCTCGAGAAAATTGGAGAGATCTGCAGAGTATGATAGACCAAATTTCTTTATTGCAAAATGGGGCTAAAGTTAAGTTCTTTCTACCAGGAAGAAATAGTGCAATAGCCTGCGCTGTTTTGGGTGCCAGCTTGGTCGCAGCCATTAATGACCATCTTAGGCAGCATagtgatgaagaaaaaaacatagaatccTTAGAAAACCTGGTCCGCTGTCACCAGAGGACAATTTCCAATCAGAAAAAGGAATCAGATACCTTAGAAAGCCTGGGGCACTGTCACCAAATGACAATTTCCAATCTGGAAAAAGAATtggtgaaaaaggaaaaagaattaaaggaaaaagaaaaccattaaTTAAGAATTGTTCTGGAAGTAAATTGTATTATCAGAACACTAATTCACAGGTTATAATATCATCGGGATCTGAGGAAAAAGTTGTCTGTCAAATTAACCCGATGTATCCACAGAAGGAATtggaagaaacaagaaaacttGATAAAAATTCCCCTCATTTAAGGCCCTTAATCAAAATGGAATATTCTTGTATTAATGGGGAGGACACAGACCCCCATATATGCACCAAGGAAATGCCCTATTCTGCCACTGAATTggcaaagttaaaaaaagagtATGGGCGTCTTACCAAAGAATCTGAAAGAGAATATGTGTGGCGTGTATCTTTAACTGGGGGTTATCAAAATCAATTGAGTGAAACGGAGGCTGAGGGTTATTGGGGCCACGGAGTTTTCTTAACAACAGCTGATCACCAGTCCCCATGGACCTTAACTCAGCGTACTGCTTACTGGGCTGGGGGGTTAAACCCTCTGGAAAGGGGCGAACCCTTGGCAATAACTGGCACAGCTGACCAATTACTAGAAAGCATACAAAAACCTGCTTGCCTGCAAATAGTATATGAGAGAGAGTTAATTCCTGGGTGTGAATCACCAATGATGTTGCCCATTAACCCAGTAATTATGACTCCCCTGATAAGGGACTCCCTGAATCACTTAAACCCACAGGGATAGGTACCCAGAGAACCATAGCGTCTGTGGGTCCTGTGGAGAGGTTAGAGGCTTTTCTGCACAAAGGTGACAAGAGCAGAAATGCAGGCAGTACCATCACAGACTCTTACGCTAATTCCTCCGATTTTTCTACACCAGCTGCGCCAGGTAACAGAACCTTTACTAGACCTAAAGTCTGGACATGGCGGGAGGTAGCACGAGCATTAATTGATTACAGTAGGAAATATTGTCTTGTGGAGCCTTTGGAAGAAAGATCAACGGGCATCCGACACGTAAGAGTTAAAAATACATTCCCCTATCCCAGTAAAACTGCAGAAGCTGCCGAAGAACAGTCACATTCTAAACCTGTTTCAGCCTGACTTAATTGGTGCTTAAAAGGGGAATTCCTAAGGATTTAATCGATGGCTTACCTGGTGGATAATACCATCATTTTAACTCCTTTTGCCTGGAAAGagccagttttattttttattttttgcaggaGAACCCTGTGGGACATGAACATTTTTTACAgcagaaacataaataaaaattgaaggCTTAAATCTGAAAATGGCTTATGAAATTTTGTCTGGGTTGTTCATACTTTTCTGTATTACACCTCTTATGAAAAGATTCAGGTGAGGTGCAGAAAAGTAGAACTCGGTTTTCAACCTGAAAAGGCCtctgttatttctgttgttGGCAGTTTTTTAGATTTCAACTTGACATCCAAAATTCACCCCggcatttcaaaagaaatatgcCCTGCTAAGAATTGGGAATATATTAGGCAAAATAGGTTTACTTTGTGTTGCCGCCAGAAATTTACTAGCAACAATACTTCTTTGGACCTGAGTGACGTTAATATAGAAGTTAACAAATCTTGCAGAAAAGAACAAGGTGGTTGCTGGCTCAATTTTACTATGTTTAGTTCTATCTCTGTGATGTGTGATTGGAGAGCTGACccaaaaactaaaccaaaactaTTAGGTTTAATTCAAAAATTTCCGATGAATGTTGTAACTAAACCAAAACTTGTTGCAATACTCACACACCGAGGCAGAGACACTTCCCTCGTTTTAAATAACAAGGAAACAgtttctccttttgttgttaCTCCAGGTAATGACATTTACATAAGATGCCAACTAATGGCTGAATCCCTCGCTGAGCCAGCAAACAGCTATAGCATTGGACCACATGGTCTTATTTAATCATGCAGAACACAAAATTTGGACTGTTCGTTAAATTTTACTGCAATAAAATTTTCTCATAAGGTCAGGTGTGGAAAAAATAACACCAGACATTGGGGGGAATTAATGATAGAAGTTTTAACACCTACAGTCCCTCCCAAATCAACACTTCGACCAATGATTTATGAGGTTGGACCATTTGTAACTGGAAACACCGGTCAGCAACACTTATTTAAACCAGAATGGTCTCTCAAAAGGGTTGAATTGTTGATGCAAAATAATGTTTCAGAAGTTCAACCTGCCTGTTCTCCCTTCTTATGCATCTCTTATGCGGGATGGACCACCTGGCTACGTAGATCTTCTCGAAGATTAGTATCGAGAGACCTGACTGGTGTTTTGGGAAGTGGATTGGGGGTTCTGAAAAGCATTGATTCAGAGGTATTATTAAACAAATTGGCCGCTACAACTTTTGATttggcaaaaataaaacaacctttACAATCTTCCCGTTTGGCTTTGGGAACGCAGCAGTGGCTACTGTCCAACGTATTACCAAAATGGGAAAAGGTGAATGTAAAAGATCATGAACTAATTCTAGACACATTCGGTGTAACCCAAAGTAATATTTCTTTGGCTCTCAGTTGCATCCAGGCTCAATTGTGGATGCAATCAGTGGCTGCATCAATCATTAGAGAAGGTGAAGAAGGTACTTTTCTTACAGAAATccaaaaaataatttgagataatgctaatgattttgaaaagaaCCTCCAGCCTCGGTGGAAGTTGGTAAATTTTACCTATGATCCTATTAAGAACACTGTCACAGCTTATGTGTTAACCATTCACAATGCTTCAGTATCTTTGATTTATCCTGTTTTCACATTAGGCTTGAATCACAA of Phaenicophaeus curvirostris isolate KB17595 chromosome 5, BPBGC_Pcur_1.0, whole genome shotgun sequence contains these proteins:
- the LOC138720692 gene encoding LOW QUALITY PROTEIN: uncharacterized protein (The sequence of the model RefSeq protein was modified relative to this genomic sequence to represent the inferred CDS: inserted 1 base in 1 codon); this translates as MYPQKELEETRKLDKNSPHLRPLIKMEYSCINGEDTDPHICTKEMPYSATELAKLKKEYGRLTKESEREYVWRVSLTGGYQNQLSETEAEGYWGHGVFLTTADHQSPWTLTQRTAYWAGGLNPLERGEPLAITGTADQLLESIQKPACLQIVYERELIPGCESPMMLPINPVIMTPLIXGLPESLKPTGIGTQRTIASVGPVERLEAFLHKAAPGNRTFTRPKVWTWREVARALIDYSRKYCLVEPLEERSTGIRHKFNLPVLPSYASLMRDGPPGYVDLLED